From the Hyphomicrobiaceae bacterium genome, the window TGCCGAAGAGTATGATGATCATTAGCTACAGCGGCTATGCCGAAGCATCATGGTGCTGCGAGCTAAATCATGGCGGAGAACGGGAGCACCGAGAATACGCGGACACAGAAGCCGACGCCCGCGCCAAGATGCTCACCTACCTCGTAGAGCACGACCTCATCACGAAAACGCCAAGCCCAAAATCCAACCAATGATCTGCCTAATGGTTTGTGTCTTGGCTTCTTTTCCAGCTTCCTTACCAGTAGTCATAGCAGCCTCAGCCAACTTTTCGCCGACCGTTTTCTGTTCCTCTTTCGTCTTTCCACCAAGCGCAGCGGGTAGTGCAGCGTTTAAGGCCTCAAAGGCCTTCGGCGACAGCACATACTTGTTGTTAGCCGTGGTAGTGCCTTCCCTCTCTAAAAAATACCCTGTTTGCACTAACCAACGTACTGTGTAGGCGACAAACGTATTCGCATCGACCTTGTTCACCACGCCATCGGCTATTGCACCGTTTAACTCCCGAACAATCTCTGCAGGTCTAAGCTTGATACCTACAGGGAAGTGATTGTGTAGCTTCACGAGAAGATGTGCAGCGCACAAATTGAACTGCTCGATGTTCTTCATCTATCCCCCACAAACAAAAAGCCCCTCACGGAGCTTTCTCAACTTGCATCATCTTGTGTCAAAAACGAAGTGCCAAATCAGTGCCAAAACGCTGTAACACTCTGATTGAAACGAGCGTAAAAAAGCTTGGGAAGCTGCCGTTCTACCATTGAACTACGCCCGCGCTCGCCGATGGTCTAGCACAGCTCGCTCTGGCGGAAAAGGATGCGCCGCCCGTCCATCCCGCCTCACCATTCCGCCTGGTGAAAAAATCAAAGCCCCGGCCAAAGACTGGGGCTTCGCTTTCTACGGATCGCGCCTGCGGCTGTTACTTCTTGGCCGCGAGCAGATCACGAATTTCTTTCAGATAGACCTCGGTCGGGGGCGGGGCTGCGGGAGCCGCTGCAGGAGCCGGCTTCTTCATCGTGTTGATTGCCTTGATCAGCATGAAGATGGCGAAGGCCGTGATCATGAACTTGATGATGGCGTTGAGGAACAGACCGTACCTGATCTCGATGGGTTCGGTCGGCGTCGGCAACCCGACAGAGAGGGTGGAGAAATCGACGCCCGCCATCAGATAGCCGATCGGCGGCATGATGATAT encodes:
- the mscL gene encoding large-conductance mechanosensitive channel protein MscL, producing MSMLQEFKEFAMRGNVVDLAVGVIMGAAFSPIVSTLVDNIIMPPIGYLMAGVDFSTLSVGLPTPTEPIEIRYGLFLNAIIKFMITAFAIFMLIKAINTMKKPAPAAAPAAPPPTEVYLKEIRDLLAAKK